In the genome of Rhopalosiphum padi isolate XX-2018 chromosome 1, ASM2088224v1, whole genome shotgun sequence, the window aaatactCATATAGTCGTATCGATTATTGATTGAGATTATCAAAGGTATATTCTGATATCAGATAATCGAGACACAATTAGAACAGACGTATCGAAAACCCGGGACGCTATTCGTATAGTCGTATCGAAAACCCGGGACGCAATTAGTATGTCACAAATCGCAATTTTTATATCGGGGACGCAATTCGTATGCAGCCGATATTCTGGCGGAGTTTACAATCACccaagttgtataatatacttatacttatcataagactaaacaataaaaaaaagcaattgtattttttttttaattttatatttatacatattgctattgttatttttaataaatattgtttatacctatacgtaaacaataaattatatattttaatagaatacattttttcaaggaaACCGATTCAATTCTTCCGACCTACatacagtttaatatttaaatgtagattaggtactatttaaaatataattctgtaGCTATacacaacaattaaattttgactatgtaattgataaaataaaaattaacaaataaaatgatgtaaacaacattattgattaaatttaaaatatgtattcatcaaattattaaaaacttttgattatttataaatacattattttaatatcaatattatcttatgctatatttatatatgcaagATAACGtggatgatataatattatacttatagcttttgtaatacatttagtTTATTAAGACTTAAACATGAATTACGTATGCTATATATCcagttataagtatattttatggctGTTTGTTATTTCAGATATAAATGGAATTCGTATTGGAGGACTAAAAAGCTATAGACCATTAACGgctgatgaaaaattaatactaaagcaaaaaaaggaaatatatgatatacagagagagaaagagagaaaaCAGCGCGATGAAGAAAGGGAAAGGGAACGAATACAACGTGAAAAAGAGCTACAAATCCGGGAGGAGAAAAGAGAAATAGAGCGACAAAAACGTGAAAGGGAGCGACAATTGCGTGAAAAAGAAAGAGAGATGGAGCGACAAAAACGTGAAAAGGAAAGAGAGATGGAGCGACAAAAACGGGAAAGAGAACGACAATTGCGCGATAAAGAAAGAGAAAGAGAGCGACAAAAGCGTGAAGAGGAAAGAGAGATGGAGCGACAAAAACGTGAAGCAGAAAGAATAAAACGCGATTTAGACAGAGAAAAGGAGCGAAAATTACAAGAAGACAAAAGGGAAATGGAGCGAAGGCAACGTGAGATAGAAAGAGAAAGGGAGCAACAAAAACGCGATGCCGAAAGAGTACAACGTGAAGTGGAACTTGAAAGGGAACAAAAAAGACGTGAAAAAGACAGACAAATAGAACAGCAAAGACGTGAAACAGaactaaaacaaaatgaaaaaaaaagagagaTGGAGCGAAGACAACGTGAGAAAGAGCGTCAAATAGAAGACACGGAAAgagaaaaacaacaacaaaagcGCGATGCAGAAAGAGCACAATGTGAAGTGGAAAGAAATATACATGAATTGGAAAGACAGAAAAAACACGAAGACAGAATAATGAAGCAAAGATCATACAAGAAAGAGATACAGCAATATGAACAACCTGCCGAAAGTGCTGAGGGTGCTGTGTGTGCTGCAGGTGCACCGAAAAAACAGAAACGgagtgaacataatattaaagaaaataagcCTCTCAACCGTGGAgcgagaagaaaaaaatattaaatacctagtaTATGGATTGTGAAACTTAAATTCACATAGTATAACCACTATAACCAAAATAaagtttacattaaaatatttaaaattattaatttgaattatagttTGAACGTTTAGTAAAATTACATTGTTATAATTTCATCGTGTTGGccaatttaactaaaattaagagataaatatagataatactgGGGTCTGtgatatataatcataaatcacATATATCACATCTAAAGTATACATCATCACCcacagtataaacattttactattttaaataataaaaagtatacttataagttataaaacttttttatattgtagtcatcacatacataaattattataatcataaagtatattatattattatattacaatattatattttacctacgGCATAcacgttatttttatattttgatataaaaatataacgattaACGATCAACTACAAGtacattattcaaaaaaaattttattgtagtatatatcttatgattataatgtaaaatatctatatttctttgcgaattaatttaaaaaacaacattttacaaCAACTTGTAGGATAAAAAAGCAAGactacctaatttattttgttcctagctattatacataatatctccTCTCATACCGTTGATACGAATAATATCCTTATTGCTTGATCAACTATTTTCTCagacattataatttgtatgactAATGTTGCGACACTTAATATGGAAAATCTACAAAAAAAGGGTATTGTTTATAAATCTCTGTTCAAGGGTGAATAAAAGACGAGTATGGGAAAATATAATGAATGGTCATCATCATGTTCATTTTGTACACCAACTACCAAGTACCAACCActagaattttaatttcaaattatctgataatatttattatttatcaccaaTTTCTAAGTGCTTAAATAAACCaagttcaattttaaaataccggTTTACTAGAATTTGAAGAACCGCCAGCATATACAATTTGGATCCACGTATAAACCTGGAATTTATAAATCTGGACCGTAGGGTTCTGGACGTACCTACATATCTGGACCATACAATTCTACGGTCCAGAAATATATGATCCAGGTTTGTACAGCCCAGATATGTACGTCCAGAACCCTACGGTCCAAATTTGTATGATCCACATTTATACGGTCCAGATTTATAAATTCCAGGTTTATACGCACTCCCtacaatttagtttaatatgcaaatcgtataaaaatacagattatctattaaataaatatggaaaCGGTCTTTAAATTGGGAcctaaaattgataatattatgatataattaatgaggttattatatattttacattataaatgtacagcAATGTTATCTGTTATTGCTccatgtaggtattaaaatatacatattatagtaattaagaaTTTCCAAACTTATATTGAACACCTGATAGGTACTCGGGCACTCGGCTAGTAGCTGGACAGCTggtataagtaataactataataaataggtatcatACATCCACACATAAACATAATAGACGTACAAtaactaatattgtaattttttcgaGAACCACTGGCATAGATGTCGAACCAAAAATGAATTGGATTTTCGCAGGTGACAATAGTTAATAGATCTTGaattctaaaattgttttaaatttcacGCATGCACATATTATGTTTGGTTGCCTTTCGGTTTTTGCTGCGCATCACATTATGGCTATCAACatataactgtaataataattgtatatgttaCACGATTGATTATGGAATAGTCTATTTACacgtacaattaaaaaaattgtttaccgaTATATTGGTTCGACGCAATAATTAAACGGATTTGATCATTCAGATGATAATATTACCAATCAATAGGCTCAACgaccaaaaacataaaatatttcataatactaataataataaatagtaataattgataCTAACAAGTGCATACTGGCCCGCCAGGGGGGGCCGGAAATTCCGGAAGACCGGTAGAATGTATTTGAATGTTCATAGCATTTTTTAGCAGGaagatatttaagtttaaatattttaatattttttccatgtAACATAAAATAGCAGTGATTCTAAAATGTCATCCTCacgaaaatgttgataaaatttgaTACGATCATTGGAATTCAAATTAACAAACTTATTTTACATAGTGACCCACTCGAAACCTATAATGTATAACAGGGTGGTACTCACTTGTtcatcgtttttattattttttttattattcatcaatGTTGTCTATATATTCgtgattttcattaaaatattttaaatttcatattattttttacattgtttatcttttttcttatttttatattttctttgacTTCGCACTAGTTCTGTGTTGAAAAATTtcgataatgtttattaattgcgtaagtgtatttataatgtttgtgtTGATTAGATTAACTGAAAATTgagtatagtttattttttgtatgtttaacattaaattagaataaaaaataaaaataaaaataaaattaattataaatgttttacctatttttgatttgtatttatCTTAGCTACTCATTTTCACACACCATAAAacatacacaattttttttgattacattttaaattaaattttgagtataatttattttattttattaatatttgtttgtatttatacaatttgtaaatatatatctttacAAATTTACAGTGATTATAAGTGATTTATGGGGTAAAAGGGGACTGTTGGAACTTAAAGTGTTGACTTGAAGAATCCATCCAGCGATCaacttcatttattttatttaactattaatttagcaTTATATAAACACATTGATCCGTGGTCAcgaatatacaaattttaaagagCGACAATTATCACCCGATTTGCTATCTTATCGATGTTTCGATGATCGGTGTTGATAAATTCATCACAATGTTCATACATTAACCTTTCTCCAGTcactatttgaaataaaatgttctacatttattaaacaacagtaaaaattgtagtataataattacacacaataattactaaatataaataatatacattttttatagaattattcaattggtatatttttggaataaaaatgagataaataatttttaatttttaaataaagaacgtttatttacataatataaaataaattaaataatttttttttgtaatattaaaaacaaaatataaaagtattaaaattaaatctgttgttttttattataaaaattatagttattataatgattgtttaaagattttgaaattcatttacacgtgtgtatattttttcataatagtcttgtacttttttattgatattacgagtctaaaaaatcagataaaaaattataaacttatattagtaataaataataattaatgtattatagtattgtataaattacaataagacagtaaagaaaataaatcacagaaaacataaacaaatacaataggTATTAGAGTAATTCTTGTAAAAATGATCATTAACAGAAAATGTATGATccattataaaaactttaatcatttataccgtttttataatgcttatattaataaaattacccataactcaaaaattttaaaatgcagcatatgtatttttattttcataaaatgtcgAAAGTACTAATTCACTGATATGAATGCTGATGTAAGAATGTTGATTAATGTTTATGATGTTacacgaatatattttatttataagcattaaacgtttaaaaaaatagagtGAAAAAGCATATAGGACACcccatacaatttaaattcaacttaTCGAAACTTGAATgcttattatcaaaaaaaaccaGGAAAGTCGTTCTGCTGTGTTGAAGGTGTCGAGTATTATATACTTCATCAATTAATAGGTTAATGAATGCATGTTAaactgttaaatttgaattcaataatttacaaaaaaaaacgattctaagcgaGTCAGTCAGCCATTACCTATTTCtaagcatatattttttaaatatatttaatataatataaaaataaattacttaaacgttgaatttttttctaaaatcaaattgcatattatacctaaaccTTGTaccgtaattaatattaataataattattataagtactagttataaaatgttatatcaacgtaaaataaataagtaaatactgaCATGTgcataaaacgataaaattaatacaattattttaaaaattataaaagactaGAAAATGctcatatctataaatattaattggcagaatctaatttattgaaaactgttttgcgtaaaaattcatggttgtttaaaatttttatttattttttttttgttctaagtttttaaagaaatattcaaaatttctcTTTTAAcctccccaaagtaccaactagaaaaaaatgtatagcagTAATAAACCTTAAATTTAAAGATGTAAGTATTTTAACTAAGTACCATAGAACATTAAGACGTAAACGCAGTGTTTTctcataaaatctataaaaactaTTCATGGAACAttgatatttgtaatttaacatttttataaaaatactatacctattttatagttcaaactatcacatttaaaataagttttatttttatatttatattacctttgTGTCTACAACTTCTGCTTTACGTGCTATACGAAGATGTTTTAAAGCTGATTCATCATCACCTTGACTTTCATATGCTTTtgctaataaataatgatattctcCAGGATATGAACCAATTTCTTTTATGTCTTTTTCGAATACTTTTAAATCTGTAACACAATTGTAAGTCTTATCCTTGTTAGTACCACCCATATAAAATTTCATTGCTGCTTTTgccaatttgtttttattttcttgcattaattttatctaaaaaaaaaaataataataataattttattaatataaaagattaaaagatgtcacatttaattaaattcaattttttagtatagaatataatatatttaaaatcgtcaatttaaactattttattatagtgaattttagtattataatttataataatttttttaaattaaaaatgattaaattaatagttacagtctatatatatatatcaagtacagaagtaattttttattatacctatattttaagttataggaATAATCAAATTTGGAAAGCATTCGGTAGTTCCAGATAGTTCCACccaacaaattaaattagtaaatagtcTTTGGAGGTTATCAGTGATTATGTGGGAGGATAGTCAATTGATAAGTAAATATTGATGGTAAgttaacttaaaacttaaaacgaaatgaaaaaataatttggtcaATCGAGTACTTAAGCGTAGGAATTTTCAAGTCATTgtgaagattattatttttgaagatCCAAATGGTTAAGACAATTTGTCGAAAGCAAATTGATTGGATGGCCTGAAATGTTCTTAAGTTGAAAAATTTGACAGAGCTCCATATCTGGATTCCATAGAACTACGCATTAATTCCGATAATAGTTCTAGAAGGTATCAGAACATTGGGTGAAacggttgtaataataataatgttttattgttccataaaatattaggacaaataatatttaaataaaaatgtataaataatgaatttcttCAAAATCCAAGGGCTATATAAGATGAGAAAAAAGATCCCAaactaagaataatatattcttaactaCATAAGGGTAACTATACTAAGTTATTATGAGGAAAACCTTATTAAATAGGAGACACTAAATAACGTttagattttgataatttttatcgttattattgtttaaggatattttattataatttacgtttTACGCTTTAGTATCATAGAAGGAGATCGGGGGGTGCTTGGGGGGCATTTTAttgaataggtacctattttgttACAATATTGCCAAATATAGCCCCCACcctaaaattcaattaaatctcCGCCTATGTaattagtatactattatagtttatcttattCGTCATAGGTAATGGCCGTCTATTCAGCATATTCGTTGaaatgttattgaaatattattataaataagttaatgtaactaattttgttttaaataataatacaatattatacaacacaggaatattcaaatacaatacttacaaataatactgtatatattatatatgtatatagtttttttgatatatttttaaattgttcatttttttattccccTTTCCCTAGCCACACCATTTAAATGAAAGACCGATAATATTCGTtatttataaactgtataattataatatatataattcttattcatacaaatatttttaaagtttttacattAACACTAGGGTCTATGACTATTGTGACAagtgaaaaattgaataaacttGTAATTGGAGCTGCAGTATTATCCATAAACTATTCtagttttagataaaatataagtagtaaCATTAGGCTTAAATTTAAGATGAGtggtttaatcattatttaaaacagtaatgttttttttcacgttatacattaataaacattaatttttaaaatttgaaatctgaggtttaaatttaaagtttagaataattaattctttatacttataagtatGAGATAGTATACGTATAGTAGGCACTTTAAAAATCAATGTAAGTATAGAATCTAGTTACTTCAAGATTATGGAAGTGGGTGTATTATACTGTGTGATAAACGCTGTAATTAAGATATCTTTGCATGGAAACCTGTAATTTGAATTCTGTTTTTTAGTTGGTCCTTATgacataaaatacacatttttatggcccaggaatttttttaacttaataacacACGCACATGCGTAgtacatcttttttttttttaataacaaccacctattttaactattcattattttttgcctatttttttaatgcattttggtAGTTTAACCAATTTCGAAAATTGAGTAAATTGACCAAGTTACGGCAATTCAACAAAAACCTACAAAATGCACgcgattttcattttataattgtatataaaaaaatttaagtacctatctattattatttaaatattatttatgaacattCTATTTTAGGTTTTCGTCAATGAAAATacctagatattttaaataagagactcaatttaatatttatagatagttacatattataatacttaaattgttattaataataataaagttgtttcaataataacttattatagccaggattttaaaatggagcccaaaattctataaaaaacataaccaacaattaacaataacagtTTTCATTTTATGTTAAGTTGATACAGCCCCCCCCCCCTCACTCCACTGAACTGGGGTAATAATAAAtggacttaattttaatttaacattacattgtaattattacaattcatGAAATAAGTTAAGACAATAgtacttataatacatttagtacCTACGATAGTATATAACTCAATGattgacatttataattttaaataagtataggtagtttattatttactttacaagctatttttgttttgataaattgtaACGTTTTATCATCTTTAAGATATTTCTCAGCTTCTTTAGAAGTTTTGTTTAACCAACGTCTCATTCCACGATTGATTTCAATTTTATGACGAAATATGAAAGATTCGAGCAACTGTGTTTTCCTTTTAAAACATTCACCCggattatcattatatattttttgacagCAGTATGCATAGAATAGTCCTAaaagtgattaaaatattttaagtattccaacatttaaaactaatactaattaaaaattaaaaaccgttttttttttttaaataaagtttccTATGAGCATAAAAAACCCCCTCAACTATtcgtataaatactataataaatagttaagccctagaaaacttaaaataaaatattgatttagatTAAACGAAAAAATCAAGCATTTTACTGCAATCAGcagtttaatttcaaaattttagttTGTGAACTTACCTTGGTGAAATGTAATGTTAACTTTTGGCCAATTATagataacactataatattttatcaattctaTAGTGGCTTGTAGTTTTGCATTAATTAAGTCTTTTTTACTTTTCTCACTTAGATTTCTctaaacagataaaaaaaatcatagcttttacattatttttaactatggtatataattttaaaatattagatagttaatagttattataaaaataagctgaGAGAATGTTCAAATAgattattgtactataatgtgttactattactaatattagccaagatatttaagatttataaatCTAGAAATAAATCGAACATTAGTGACAAACtaacattacatttatacataaaagtatCTACCCTAAtaagtgaaaaattaatttaattttaatataaataaataaatcatccaCCTATACTTagagtaattaaataaaactgttgTATGCATTGATTACAATGATACAAATAGAGATGATAAGATCTTGATGTACTTAACTCATTTAGTAAAGTTTTATTCATAGATCACTTGGCTAGATAATtcaaattaagttatatttaaaataatacagttacatataggtacattttaaaatgttacataaatacctaccaaataatataaacaaatatttcgttattacaaacaaaaataataaatataattaacattagtAAATTTTAATGCCTTATTATTTTCCgaaatggtatatataatagatattatatatttatatattatattttaatattattataagtcccACATAGCATACGACAAATATATTGAGAGTCAGATAACAGGACGATAATCTATGAtctatttaacatataatagaCACTTatcattacacatttacacgctattatagaaaaaatgtaaaatttcaacttttgctagttaaattataatatttttaacaaatatttaacaataattattaattatcgtcttcaattataaattattattatttatttccaaatattataaactaattcaaTCTTGCATATTTTTCATACGAACTATAGGCGATAGCTAATGAAAAAACCTATATGACGCCGATTGAAAAAGTTTcatcaaaaaacatattataattttttaccataCATATTTTACTGTCTATCATCTATCATTCATGTTTATGATTTaggtataactatttataatatatattgactcCATCAATTGGTTAAAAacgatgaaaattaatttataaaatatgaatgtcaTGAACAAGAATGACGAACAATCGTTAaacttaaagtaatataatttaataatatatgctcgTATATTACGTccaattcagttttttttttataaattttaattcaatcccATGTCTGCAGTGGCTAAGAAAACGCATTGAAGAAAAAAGTAATCTATCTACGACATGTTTCTGTAGATGAagagtatttaatttgtttttcctaTATTCTATCTTCTATTCAACAATCCATAGATAAATaagaaacataaataaatatccaTGTAACGgagaagtatattttattaacaaaaaaaattaaggaactACAGAAAATTTTAAGCAAAACCAGTATTtgacaaaatcgtttttttttcgcagtaattcaaaaacgaataatcacaaatacttaaaatgttccccaaattttatattattctgtcTCTTTTCgagctatttatagaaattGTAATTCTTTCTTTTTGTATAAATGtcgaaaaaaagttttttgctaggataaaattcttgaaaatgtaatatataagttttatcATAAGTAGTTCATGCTGCAAccgaaaaatcttaaaaatatatttaaaaaaaacagtttttataaaaacatttttattaaaatttgttgaaattaGGTATTGAaacgaataacaataatttgaactacaaatattattcatgggTAACAGTGGCAGATAGGCCCACCGGGACACCGTGGATTGAAAATATCTGTATAATAGATATGATTATGTGGGGCTCTAGATTTTACTTTCCTGGACCGGATAGAATGGATAGATTATGCCTATCCGCTCATAATGGGTAATTTTTGACGAAGGTACAttattaaacgtattttatacaaaaaaatacattttcaaatagtGTGTTctacaacaatttaataattaataattataattaattacctatagctatattgtatcaataaatattttaaaagtaaagggGAAAATAGTatcagacataataatataaccatagtaataataataaaaaaaattaacactaacatataataaaaaaaaaaatcagtcatACATCTtgaattttacattcaaataatGAAACCACCTTATCCGTAAAACAGTGTGAATAAGTCAATGGTATAAATACATAGGCaggtaatatcttaaaattaattattaattaataatacacgtaAGAGTTTTGTAACCAtggttacaaaatatttattttaataataatattggttttgcgtataaattcctgtttttccttaatttattGCTTGTTTATCCTGATTATCAAGGAAAATACTTTAGATTCCACAGAGTACCAACTAGACTCACTTTCCTACCAGAAAAGTTACTGAAGTAGAAGatcaaagtatttttactgCCTCAAAATGTgtcatcagaaaaaaaaaattgttaaatcaatatacattaatatacaatttaatttatatattcctTGCTCCATTAGaatctaatttaatatgtatatataatatttacataattatttgctttcttctatatttctatacatagttttgtatttgtttcatattaatttataatcgtaTAACAAGTACAATGTCAATtgccaactattatttttaatatttgcgtgtttcaaattagtaaataatcaaCGAATTATAGTACTAGCTATCGTACTCACTGTGATGAcccaatgaattttttttttatcttcaaaatgtgggtttattcaaattatgttataatattatcttaaatgtaaaaataaactctAGTCGCATTTTTTTGCAAAATTCTCATACGAGTCGAGGCGTCACATCGTTTTTACATTTGTCGTACATTTTTCATCACGCTCAAATTGCCGactaaaaaaaaagtggttTCACATAAGAGGACACATCGATTTGTATGaaagcaataaaagataaacaGTACTGCAGtagtaatagttatttttagtcatttaatatatatataattaattaagtattaatacattaatttacatgAATATTTAGTCTATTTCCAATATAGTTTCCTCAAAATGaaagtatttaaatagtttCTATACACAAtgcttttttcaaaatatttaaattaattattttaatcttatatacgtatatagtcatatatttacttaagaaaagaaaattgttaataacTCACATAAGACAGCTTGCACAGTTTTTTTAAtgcttcaattttaattaaatcagcCTCATTTAATACTAATTCCAATAGTTTATGAATATCATctagaatttataatatgtattagcttacaaattataatcattaagttatttattccaagtataaattgtatagtaaattaaaaaaatataataaaagtataaacgtACTTTCTTTAATAATAGGGACAAATCCAATTACTGAAAACAAATGTTAATTGaaaaagtaaatagtaattatattttataatattattaattattataaaagcatgTACTATTTTTTTGGAAACAGGTATCACCCAAATTAATACATCTTTAACATGTCATGTACCTATAGAGAATTAATTAACGCCGTAATCCgtcaaaatcgaaaaaaatgtaaacttttttgaaattaaaaatttagaaaaaacaataaattataggaaAAGATAACTACCTAAGtcctaaaatattgtaatatgtatatactatttagcTCTGAGAGTTGCATACATGCATATTTCCCCCCCCCCTTAGACCAAAGTACCAATACTAGATTTTTAGCACaactttgtgaaaaaaaatcatttaattaattaaatgatacgCTAAAAACCCGTAATCTTTAAATACAAACactcccccccccccaccagACAAAAAAATCAGGTGACACGTTGACACTCAGGAGATTATTTGGAACaactatgaaaaaaaagattggaaaaacattaaatagtgTCGTTACAAAATTGGAACATAATAAATACCTgttcttcttttatatatataaggacTATAATGTGTTTTTACCTTTGTTAAAGTTTCTTGCAATTGAAC includes:
- the LOC132917427 gene encoding uncharacterized protein LOC132917427 isoform X2; translated protein: MKVNQHFNVSILLIIITVLTTAYSIKQNGSIARNFNKVIGFVPIIKENDIHKLLELVLNEADLIKIEALKKLCKLSYRNLSEKSKKDLINAKLQATIELIKYYSVIYNWPKVNITFHQGLFYAYCCQKIYNDNPGECFKRKTQLLESFIFRHKIEINRGMRRWLNKTSKEAEKYLKDDKTLQFIKTKIACKIKLMQENKNKLAKAAMKFYMGGTNKDKTYNCVTDLKVFEKDIKEIGSYPGEYHYLLAKAYESQGDDESALKHLRIARKAEVVDTKTRNINKKVQDYYEKIYTRVNEFQNL
- the LOC132917426 gene encoding trichohyalin-like, with amino-acid sequence MVNMKHYIISPLYTSLFLVTISVVFVSSFPLSFFSIDGKSYLNSEFELNFGGRKVLNINGIRIGGLKSYRPLTADEKLILKQKKEIYDIQREKERKQRDEERERERIQREKELQIREEKREIERQKRERERQLREKEREMERQKREKEREMERQKRERERQLRDKERERERQKREEEREMERQKREAERIKRDLDREKERKLQEDKREMERRQREIEREREQQKRDAERVQREVELEREQKRREKDRQIEQQRRETELKQNEKKREMERRQREKERQIEDTEREKQQQKRDAERAQCEVERNIHELERQKKHEDRIMKQRSYKKEIQQYEQPAESAEGAVCAAGAPKKQKRSEHNIKENKPLNRGARRKKY
- the LOC132917427 gene encoding uncharacterized protein LOC132917427 isoform X1, whose product is MKVNQHFNVSILLIIITVLTTAYSIKQNGGMNIFKQFSDNKNVIMGTLKMNGKMFRNWKTSSIARNFNKVIGFVPIIKENDIHKLLELVLNEADLIKIEALKKLCKLSYRNLSEKSKKDLINAKLQATIELIKYYSVIYNWPKVNITFHQGLFYAYCCQKIYNDNPGECFKRKTQLLESFIFRHKIEINRGMRRWLNKTSKEAEKYLKDDKTLQFIKTKIACKIKLMQENKNKLAKAAMKFYMGGTNKDKTYNCVTDLKVFEKDIKEIGSYPGEYHYLLAKAYESQGDDESALKHLRIARKAEVVDTKTRNINKKVQDYYEKIYTRVNEFQNL